TGCACTGCAACGCATCATTGGCTACTTCAAAGGCTACTTACGAGAAGTATCCTGGTGATCTGGAGGTCTTGGGTATTCCTGGAGTTGGTCACTTTCCTGGTATGTATGCAACTCGGTCGATTtggatggattggattgAGGATCGGTTCGAGAGACGCAAGGTCCACAAGCAGGGCTGTTTTCAGTCCAAGATCGACCGGTTTCTACCTGACGATCATTATCAGCATGATTCAAACTCCTTCCCTTTGTGGGCTGGCAAGTCCGAATGGGCTTATGAGCTTCCCCAGGGTCATTAGTCTCACTGTTAATTGAAAGGAGACAGGAACTCATATTGGGATTCTAAGAGACTAAAGCTTCTATGAAAGGGAATGAGGTTAGTAGTAAGTGCTCCGAGTAGTAGCAAGAGACATGTGAAGTGAGTCTCATCATCAGCCGATGGCGGAACACTAGTCAAATCTCGTTATGATGTTGATTAGAACGGCTAACCTTAATGACATTCATTGATTCGATGCGCTGTATAAGGACAGAATTGATATGCTGTAGCACTTCCGAGTCAATATATTATCGTTCTGCAAGTTATGAGGGGAATTGCAAGCCTAAATATCAAGCCTTTTGTAGCTAATATGGGGTTTGTCATGGACACTCGCTGACAAAGTTCAATCCTCTCCACATGCAAAAGTATTTTCAAGCTGGTTCCCTTCCCCATCTCTGGAGCCATCGAGGTCAAGGTGGGGACAGTCTCTGGGATCTTCATAAAAGGTGCTACCAAAttctttgatcttgtcacAGCGCTCTTCCATCGCCAATGCATTGCCGATTCTTCCAAGGCCTTCCCTTCGGGACCGTGAAAATGTTGTGTATATGACCCAGACACCACCATCAGCTGGGACGCCCGCGAATAGGCGGGGTGAGTCAAGAGCTTTCTCCGCAGTCTCGTCAAGAATTTCCTGCCAAGGATTACTATACCATTTGGCTCCCAAGAATCGCATTTTGTTGCAGTATGCTTCTTCCTTTTCAGGATCATCTGACATGTTGGCCCTTTGGAATCGGTCAAGACCCAGAAACTCAAGTTCGACAAGCGAACAGAGATGTCTGAGATAGCCCCCTTTTGCAGGCCAACCGGTAGTTGTGCCGCCAATATAGTCACCGAAGCCAACTCATGGAAAGACTGTCACTCCAAAGGATCCATACACGTTTCCACCCAATATTCTGGGCATTTTGGGTATTTTAGCCACTGATGTAGAGTTGGTAGGACTTTGATTGGCCAGATGAGAGTTGCAGGATAAATAGAAAAGAAGACCAATGCGGATGAAAGTGAGTGAAGACATTAGATTGCTTGTTGAAAAGAATTGTTGCGAAGGTTCGGTAATTTAACTGCAAAGATAATTGCTGATGCCTGGAGGGATGACTGAGGTTATGTGACTGCCTGGGGAATAGTTGATATTCCGTTCCTATGGCCGACACACAACAGGTATCTCAGTTACCTTCGTCCCAAGAAGCTACTCTACCCTACCAAGCACAATTGACCAGCATGACTCGTATTAAATAATGTCTTGCATGTGGTGGGATCAATGATACCAGCCTCCTGCAACATCAACCCTTCGACCAGCTAGGTAGAAGGTGCTGGCTTCAGTTATACGGCCAACAGATTCTTATTTCCTTGTCACTTCGGCATACAATTCATCATAAAATGGCTCGTCCATAAATACAGACCATGGCTAAGAATAGACTGTGTCAAAATCTTCTGTTGGTTGGGAATCATCAGAGAGCTCAACAAATCAGATTCATGCATCAGGCTCTCGTTCCCAAGCAGTGTTGGTTCATGTCTGTGCTTAATGCGACAGCCAACATCATATGATTCTTCCCATTTATGAGTCCGAGTGGGGGTACCAATTTGTTCCAGCGATCGCACTTCTTCTGCTCATCTTTCTCCGTAGGTACTTCGTACGAAGGCCATCGCTCCGAATATTAGGCAGACGTCTTTCGAGTCGGTAATGATTGTCCGAGCGGGCCTTGAGATTTTTGCGAACTCTACTCGTAATCTGATTTCAAGTTGAGCGCAGTTCTTCCATGCCCTCACCGGACTACCTAAGTTCGGGACATCCGGGACCAGAGTTGTGTTATTTCTTTCATTCTGACATGACTGAGTGCGGTGGGTAAGGATGTGCTGGGGTCTTAGTGTGTTAGTTGTGATTTTAATGTAAACCTATCTTGTTTCAAGATTCTTGCAGTCGGAGTGAATTATATCTATCAAGTTGTATAACTTTGTATCGCTATTCATAGTCAACGATGTCCTAATCAATATTACACAGAAATGTCATTCTTCCTACAGATTGACTaaccatctccaacaatTACAGCCTTTTCAACCACGTAGATGCATGTTCAACCCTCAATGTCCACTTCAACAGGTATCAGCAGCAGACCGCGCAGTAGTGGCCAGGCTGCATGTGAATTAGCCTATATCCTCGCCGTTCATACCAATCCTGGTTATTTGACTAGAACGTGTCAGCTCTGTAGATTGCCATCATTCACAACGACCCAGACTTACACCCAGCtcctttccgtttttttCTCGGTACAacttcttctgcatctccttctcagcggtATCAAGTGCGAGGGTTTGGGCACATAGCGGTTCCTCAGTTGCCATTGACTCGACGATGTCCATGGCTGCTCGCCCGATGCCTTTGCTTCGAAGTGCTTTTGAGACGTAGAAGGTCTTGATCCAGTAGACGCCTTCTTTGGGAAGGTCGAGGACAAAGTTTCCTGTTTTCTCGTTTCTGTCATCAAGTGAGATGTGGCCCACGGGATAGAACTTTGTATGGGTCGGTTTTCGGGGTTTGGCTCTGAGGCTTTCGGCTGTGTCTACCAATGGTGCCTTGTCCTGAGAGATGTCAGACATAGCAATTACAAAGGAGTATCAGAGGCATACTTCAGGGTACGCATCTAAGTGTAGTTGAAGTGTTTCGCGAGTTTCGGGGTCATCTGATCGCAGTGTCTAGTCAAAGTTAAAACTTGGCTGTTGTGAATTGACTTGAGGAAACCCACGATCCAAAAGATGGACTTCTGACCCGAGACTTGTCTCTCCTTCCATCCTTCAACTAAATGCTTATCCCAACCGCATTGCACTCGTTGCTCATAAATTCGGTTGACATGCTCTGGAGAGTTGGGGTCCCAAGGGACTAGGACGAGCTGATCTTGACGAGTTGCTGACGGCATAGCTGATTCGCTTTTGTATCTAAAACTCAATCTTCTATCGCATCAAGAATATGATAATTAGAGTTGAAGAAAAAAAATCTCGAAAATATAGAGATAATTATTGAGGCTTCAATAAATTATCTGTCATACACGGTAATGAGTCATTGGAGGGCGCGGAATACGAGTTTGTCCGAGACAATTGGTGCGATTTCGTCGCTAAATGACGCGCCCCCGGAGTTGGACATTTCGCCCCGGACTGCCTTTCTTGTTCAAGGCAACGAGACCTATCAGAACTTTTGTGTACTACAAGCTCAGTTGAGTCCTTTCAGGCCTTAAAATCGATAGCTTGCCATTGTATAAGTTTCAATAGCCGAGTCAGTTCAGTGGTTTCACTTACTGAACCTGagtatctgtcttccccaCGCTCATGTGATTAGCTTCTCGACAAATTTTTAAACTTCCATATAGTAGCTGTGCTCAGAAGATTATAGTAAATTCAATTAATACATAATTCCTTCATTGATTCAAATGAATGCTTTTCGCGTAAACATATAATACTGACCGCCAGCTCCGGTTACCATCACGGCAATCGGGGGGATACACAGCTTTACAGGGTAAGACGTTGAGTGACATGCATCTCTTGAGATTACCTGGGCCCGAGGTCGGTTTGCTGAGACCCTGGGATGGAATTCTTCGACAGTTGGAATTGTCCAAACGGGTATCTGTATGTTCCTTCGTGGATCATCGTGTGTCAATCTCCGCAGGCATATGAGGGCATCTAACCAGATATAAGGTCTGTAGAAAGCTCGTCTTTGCATTTCATGAATTATGCACCCTTAGGGTCTCTCACCGTTCACCAGTAAAAGTTACAGGATTTTGAATTGTCGCATACCACTCCGATTCCCAAATTCCTCTTGAGCTATGAAAGGGTTTGGAAAGCTCTTAAGTTTCTGTACCAATCTCATGAATCATTCTATATCCCCTCTATTAAATCCACTATGGTATACCCGGCACGCGCCCCCAAACCCATTTGCTAAAGAATACAAATTATAGAGAAACTGCGCTTCCTAGTGTATAATCATCAACTGTCTGTCAAGCTCATGATCTCTTTCCATATTTGCTTTGCAGATTGCACTCCTTCCAAGTCGAACCAGCTCAACAACAAAGTCATTGATGAGCTTCATATGTGAGACTTCGCAAGTAGTCAGTCGCCGCACCGGAAGATTGTTGATTAGATCAGCGGCTgctttgagaagctcaaggtctTGCTCAGCTCGTTCGTGAAGCGGATACATtaggatgttgaagaagagagtgaTCATGGCTGCTGTGGGATAGAAGACAATAATCCTACATAAGAATTAGTTACTGAGCTGGATTCGATTTGCGCCAACTTTTCTTACCAGAATGCTTCACCAGCGACTCCACACATCGCTGCGCGCAAGTACACAAGTGTCGAACGACTAGCTTCCAGCGCAAGAGCATTACTCGACTCAACCCCAGGGACCCATTCCGGCTGGTCGTTAGGGTTTCCGGGATCAGGCTCCATGCACCTGCCACTTGCTCGATGGATTGCAATCATCAGATGATGATAGTCCAAATGCAGAGTGATATGTCTCATACTGCGTGGAAGATGCATCCCTTGAACAGCGACTTGGGACTCGTCGGTGATTGAGAGTGCAGGACGGAATGAAGGGGGTACGGATTGCCTCCAGGCTTCGAGCTCTTCGTCAAGCTCTCGGATGTCGCAAAGTAGCTGGGCATGAGACTTCTTAGCGGCCTGAGCCGAATATAGCAGACGACTAGTTTTGTCTTTGAGTTGGCTCAGGCGAGGGTCGCCCGGAAGGTGAGGCATGAGACTCTCTTCTTCGAAGGAAACTTGGGGGAGGCTTTCGTTGAGTTTGGGAAGGTATTCATAGCATTCGAAATAGGTCTCTGGAAGGGTGAGATCGCAATAGTCGTCGGACATGAGTGGCGGTTGACCTGTCCGTAGAGCAATATCTTTATCGAAGATATAGCATAGCCAGAATAGCATGCGAATTTGGCGCCGTTCCCTCTCTGAGCGTGTAACTTGCGAGCTTCGTGGTTTACTTGATATGTACGTATGGCCGCCAAGGGTGAAAACCATGCGGCAAGCAATGGCATGGAACATGGCACCGGACCGAAGGCGTCCAGAGAATATCTCATGCATGTTCTGATCGTTTGTCAGTTCTGTTGGGGTCCAATGTTCAGATCAAGTCCTTACCAGCATGAAGACTATTTGAAGGTTGTTGATACTAGCTATTTCCAGGACGTCTGTGAGTAGATAACGTGCCTTTGTGGCACATAAGTCTGGGTCGATACTTGCTGTATCTGCAAATGTGTCTTGGAAGAGTACTATCGTTGAAAGAAAAgccaaaacaccaacctTGGCACTGAGATGCTCCAAAGAAGGGACATCACCTGTGTAAGGCTGATACGCTAGTTCGATGGTATCCTTGAACAGAACCCGTTCCACGACGGGAAACACCAAACTGAAAGAGGAATGGATAAACGCATCGAAAGCTTTCTCTGTGGTACTTCTTTCAGGAAGTTCGTACAAGTCGCGTTGGTCATGGTAAACGTGAGGTGCAGGCGATTTGGAAGGGTTGGAGTGGTCTGTGGCGCCCGGATTAAGAATAACTTCGTGACCAGTCTTTGAAATTATCCATTGTCTTCCCTCTTCTGAAAGCAGAGGTAGTCCGTTATGCTGACTGATGTGGCCAAAGTGGCAGCCACCATAATGGAGTTGTCCATAGGAAACAGAGCTGGTGAAGCCGCCAGCAGGAGATGGGGCTTGAGATATAAACGGAGATCCTTGGGATACGCTTGCAGATCTCGAATCTGTAGCTCtcaaaaaggaagaagatggccggTTGAATGACAACTTTTGAGGGGTATCGTTGGTTGAGTCTCCAGCACCAGGGTCTGAACTCTTGTGGGGATCAGAGACTAGTGACCTTGGAGTCAATGGTTTGGTTGCACTCCTCCCCGAAGGTTCTTCTGATTAGAAAGTGTCTGAGAAAGAGCATCCTCANNNNNNNNNNNNNNNNNNNNNNNNNNNNNNNNNNNNNNNNNNNNNNNNNNNNNNNNNNNNNNNNNNNNNNNNNNNNNNNNNNNNNNNNNNNNNNNNNNNNNNNNNCTGATGTTTGACGAGATCTAATAGACCAGTTAAAATGAAATGCTCCACGGGGCTGAACGCCACGGTCAGAACCTACCTAGCCTTGGCTGTTTTTTTCCGCCCTCTCACCCGGTTAAATGTACAATCCAAGCCATGGTGCTCACACCAGTTGCAGGGTGTATCTGGGCTTGTTGAATCGCATTGGATCTAGAAGAATGAGGGCAACTTGTTAGCCAACTGGATAAGAATGTGATACACCTCCACAAAGACAAGCATGCAGGATGGACAACATCAATCTCGCCAAGAGATGTATGGGACCGATCGATAAAGGGGAAGCGGAGGTCCCGGGAATGAACGGAGATGGGGCATCGTATACGTACCTTTCTCTTATGACAGGCATCACAGGCCCGTTTCTGCATCATGATTACTTATTCAGCTCTGACATGCAAGTAAGACTAGattggaggaagaaggaggtggGTTAATTCGCCGAAATCGAGTCTGCCAACTTGGACGTTGGGCTCAGTTCCACAACTGAACCAAACGGCCGGAAGATTGGAAAAAATAACAGTGAACGACGATATGGTGTAAGCTTCCGGCTGAAAAGCCAAGATATGAGGCAAAACGAGGCTAATGTGTCAAACTCGCGGTCTTTTCGCGAGAAAGTCCACGACCGAAAGATTCGTAAACGCGGAACATGAGGCTCTCCGAGGATGGGTCGGAGGATGGTGTCAAAGAAGAATGCGACACGACCGCTGAATAAGCGGAGGAAGCTAAAAGCAGAAACGAGGACGAGGTCAACGCTAAACGATATCAGACAAAGTGTCAAACCTTGAACCGGGATCCCACGTGAAGATCACGGCCTAAACATGGACTAGACATGGATTGATCTGCCGAAGAGGTTGACTAAGCGGAAGATTCAAGAGTTCCTCTTCTTCCGGCCCATTTTTAACAACGGCAGATACATTTAATCTATAGATAGATCCGGCTTCAATTACCCCTTGAAAATGATTCCTGTTGATCCTGTAGGGGGACAAGTCGGAGAGACGGCTATAAAATGGCCGACTCGGATGCGGCTGATTATCTTTTGCGTCATTGTTTTTACTTATTACTCAGTCGGAGCTCGTCGCAATTTTTTACAGTCCGTCTCATATCTGAACGAATGCGAACCTGGCTGTGCGGGCCTGTTCCCTCGTAGTCGGTGTTTTCGCACTCATTCATTTGTCCGCTATTGCGGCAATCAACTTTGTATTCCTAAGCTGACACTCGTAATCGAAATCAATATTGTCATTTCTGCTGTGACGCTTGCCAAAAAATCACGTTTCACAAGCATGTGAATCCGGCGTTGAATGCGGCTTGAATAGCCCCTGTAAGAAGCCATTTCCCTTCTGTATGAACTGGGGCTAGCGTTTGAGTCACCACGGTTTCCAATGCACGCTGCAGcgccaacatcaccaaggtCAAATTGACTAAGCGGTAAATTTGGCCGGGCGTAGAACATTCTTATCAGGGTCCGTAGATCAACAACTTCCGTCAGATCCAAGTGGATCGAAGAACCCACTCGTACTAGAATGCTTGTCAAGAAAGGAACCAGATCCAATTATTTCATTGGTCAAGCTGTCTGTTCTACGCTGCTGTCGGACGCCGAAAAAGCCCGTCAATCTGTCAAGCCGATGCCTGTCAAAAGCGTGTTGTTGTTTATAAGAAGCATGCAACCACTTTCCCTGTAAAAACATGCAGCAACAGACACCATTTTATTGTTCTTTAGAGTTTTGTTCGATATCAAAGACAAAAAGGCTCGGTGCGTAAGTCGGCGGTAAAGGCTACCCTCTTTTAGCCAGGGCGAACATACAGTCCACCACCAAAATGGACTCCGACAGTAACGACTCGCAAACGGTCTATGAACCGACGCCCATGAAGGAAATCTCCCATGATGACACCGAATGGTCTATGAAGTCTGAAGTGGTGGAGTACAAAGAGAGAGACAAGGCATCTGGCTTCCCTGACAGAGAGCTTGGTGTTACTTGGACCAACCTCACTGTCGATGTCATCGCTGCTGATGCCGCTATCCACGAGAACGTCTTGTCACAATACAACATccccaagctcatcaaagagtCTCGCCAAAAGTCACCTCTCAAGACCATCCTCGATAACAGCCATGGCTGCGTCAAGCCTGGTGAGATGCTCCTTGTTCTCGGCCGTCCTGGCTCAGGCTGCACAACACTTCTCAACATGATCGCCAACAAACGACGAGGATacgccaacatcaagggTGATGTCCACTATGGATCCATGACAGccgaggaggccaagaactATCGAGGCCAGATCGTCATGAACACTGAGGAGGAGGTCTTCTACCCGGCTTTGACTGTTGGTCAGACCATGGACTTCGCATCTCGACTCAAAGTGCCTTTCCACCTCCCCAATGGTGTCAACTCGCACGAGGAGCTGAGAGTCCAGTCAAGGGACTTCTTGCTCAAGTCTATGGGTATCGAGCATACTATCGACACCAAGGTTGGTGACGCATTCATTCGTGGAGTCTCTGGAGGAGAGCGAAAACGAGTATCCATCATTGAAACCCTGGCAACTCAAGGCTCAGTCTTTTGCTGGGACAACTCAACCCGTGGCCTCGATGCCAGCACGTAAGTAATAATACTGAAACCCTTTTAGGTACTTATCTAATTTGATCCAGTGCTCTCGAGTACACCAAAGCCATCCGCGCCATGACCGATGTGATGGGTCTCGCTTCCATCGTCACCCTCTACCAAGCAGGTAACGGTATCTACGATCTCTTCGACAAGGTCCTCGTGCTCGACGAGGGCAAGGAAGTCTACTACGGTCCCCTCAAGGAAGCCAAACCCTTCATGGAGAGCATGGGCTTCATCTGCCAGCACGGCGCCAACGTCGCAGACTACCTCACCGGTGTCACTGTCCCAACCGAGCGACAGATCCACCCCGATCACCAGAACCGTTTCCCACGAACCGCAGACGCTCTTCGAGCAGAGTACGAGAAGTCGCCCATCTACGAGCGCATGCGGTCTGAGTACGACTATCCTACTTCTACCATCGCCGACGAAAGGACCAAGCAGTTCAAGCTGGGTGTTCGTCAGcagaaggacaagaagcttcCCGATAGCAGCCCCATGACGGTTGGGTTCATCTCACAGACCAAAGCTTGTGTGAAGCGCCAGTACCAGATTGTCCTCGGAGACAAGGCtacct
The window above is part of the Fusarium oxysporum f. sp. lycopersici 4287 chromosome 8, whole genome shotgun sequence genome. Proteins encoded here:
- a CDS encoding hypothetical protein (At least one base has a quality score < 10), translated to MLFLRHFLIRRTFGEECNQTIDSKSSDPGAGDSTNDTPQKLSFNRPSSSFLRATDSRSASVSQGSPFISQAPSPAGGFTSSVSYGQLHYGGCHFGHISQHNGLPLLSEEGRQWIISKTGHEVILNPGATDHSNPSKSPAPHVYHDQRDLYELPERSTTEKAFDAFIHSSFSLVFPVVERVLFKDTIELAYQPYTGDVPSLEHLSAKVGVLAFLSTIVLFQDTFADTASIDPDLCATKARYLLTDVLEIASINNLQIVFMLNMHEIFSGRLRSGAMFHAIACRMVFTLGGHTYISSKPRSSQVTRSERERRQIRMLFWLCYIFDKDIALRTGQPPLMSDDYCDLTLPETYFECYEYLPKLNESLPQVSFEEESLMPHLPGDPRLSQLKDKTSRLLYSAQAAKKSHAQLLCDIRELDEELEAWRQSVPPSFRPALSITDESQVAVQGMHLPRSMRHITLHLDYHHLMIAIHRASGRCMEPDPGNPNDQPEWVPGVESSNALALEASRSTLVYLRAAMCGVAGEAFWIIVFYPTAAMITLFFNILMYPLHERAEQDLELLKAAADLINNLPVRRLTTCEVSHMKLINDFVVELVRLGRSAICKANMERDHELDRQLMIIH